The DNA segment caggCCGCGCCGGTGAAGTCTGAGGGTCACCTTCAGCCTTATGTCAGGGTTGACGGCCGAAAACCcgacttatgtgtgtgtgtgtgtgtgtgagtgcgagtACATTTCTTGTATGTAACCTTTTCTACCCTTCCGTAGTGAAGgggcgcgtacacacacacacacacacacacacacacacacacacacacacacacacacacacacacacacgaaatcttttttgtgtgtgtgtgtgtgtgtgtgtgtgtatgagacatTACGAGTATATTAGCGGGAGACGTGACAAGAGTGGCAATTGTGTTAATTTATTGACAGGATGCAGGTGTTTTTCAGGTGTGTCGTCATTCCTCGGGTATCCCCTCCAAGGTGTGTCCTTTCTTAGAAAACTTGTCGGcaactcctcccttccctctacctcctcttcttccctcccactcctcatcttttccctcttatttctctctctctctctctctctctctctctctctctctctctctctctctctctcttacttcttggGAACGGCACGATTTCACATCAAAGACGATTATGACCACTTAGAAAACCACTGCACGAGTAAAAGTAACGCTTCACTAGTCTTGGACCCACCAGATCTAGTATATGGGAAAGGTAATGCCATCCGAAACGTAAAGGGAATACAAAGCGACCTGAAGCTCCTGTTGGTCTTAGATACAGCATCAGCGGGGCCGAGACGTGGCGATGGTGGAGTGAGCGAACTGGACTTTCACTTTTGGCGAATAAACCCGTTTTCCTGTGTCTGGtggcctcgagagagagagagagagagagagagagagagagagagagagagagagagaaaatgcgcactatatatatttctccGTCAAAAGAAAACGGTATAATCTtagtaaacgagagagagagagagagagagagagagagagagagagagagagagagagagagaagagagcgcactatatatatttctccGTCAAAAGAAAACGGTATAATCTtagtaaacgagagagagagagagagagagagagagagagagagagagagagagagagagagagagagagagaatgcactcCTTCCTGGACCCTTTAGTCGGAAGTCAAACAACTGTAAACCAGGAACCACTTTTCCTCCAGGTCAGACGCTTTGACACACTGCCATttacttgacctgacctgagcagccggtgaaaaaaaaaaaaaaaaaattccgcgTTGAGGGTAAAACCTGCAACTAAACCGGTGTGTTTATCTTAGAGTGAACTGGTTACTCTTTGGCTAACACTACgacctactgtgtgtgtgtgtttcactgtttgatctgctgcagtctctgacgagacagccgcacgttaccctacggaacgagttcagagctcattatttccgatcttcggataggcctgagaccaggcacacatcacacaccgggacaccaaggtcacaactcctcgatttacatcccgtacctactcactgctaggtgaacaggggctacacgtgaaaggagacacacccaaatatctccacccggccgggcaatcgaaccccggtcctctggcttgtgatgccagcgctctaaccactgagctaccgggcgtgtggtgtgtgtgtgtgtgtgtgtgtgttgggaaatgttagattctctctctctctctctctctctctctctctctctcatatagccTTGAGAATACCATGCAGTTGTTATTTGCACCTGATTTTTTACCTCTTCGACTCAGATGATTGATTTTATGATATGGCCGCAGCAACTATCAGTTTCCAGGTTTACATACCAAACAGTCAAAGCCACACATCCTTGTATTCATTTTCGTAACTACACTACATACCACAGGCATAGTTACAGCCACACCCTTGCTCAGTGCCACACTTCCAGTAACACTAAGCACGTCCATCTACCCATGACCACattccattccttcatcttttctcttcctgctacttcctttcgtcctcttcctctcttgctttcttccttttgtattgAGGGGCTACTTACTAACttgtttgtattctttctttcctttctcttttcgtctcatttcttaatgttctctctctctctctctctctctctctctctctctctctctctctctctctctctctctctctctctctctctctctctctctctctcattcttactAAATAATCTGATAGTCTTCCTTAACGTTTCTTTCGTCAcctttgtcctccttttctttcttgcttattattttatctCCCATCTTCCTATTGTCCATTCAGTTCCTTTGTCacgtcttgtctttctcttttatggACTATCTGACATTTTTTAACctttccgctttttttttttctccttccttctttgcgtTTGTCTCCTTCGTTGCTTAACCACGTGGTATTGCCCAATCACTCTGTCTCCCCTGATATGGTCTTACAcgttctccctctcccaccctcccatATCGAGTCACGGTCTCGTATTATGAAAAGCCCCGCCCTTACACCTACACCTTGCGCTCCACTGACACACACCGTTACATGTTACTTACCCTTATTTAAACACAGCTATGTCTACACGCACTCCTACGCTCTCCGCTTTTTATTATtgtgagccacacacacacacacacacacacacacacacacacacacacacacagccacacctacATCCTCATGACGGCGCCACAAAACGAGGTGTTGCTTCATTGTCTGtagtgtgctggtggtggtgatggtggtggtgtgtgtgtgtgtgtgtgtgtgtgtgtgtgtgtgtgtgtgtgtgtgcgtgtgtgtgttcctgtcttGTCTTTCTTAACACTTATCTTGCTCAATGAGGAAttcttcatcacacacacacacacacacacacacacacacacacacacacacacacacacacacacacacacacactactagtCACTTCCCTCTATATGCATATgtagtttgttgtgtttgtcgCCATTCCTTCATATTGTTAATCTTTGGTTCGCCTTCGCACATGTTTATACCACCAGACTCTTAACTACTTTACCTTGGCTTTCTAGAACTTGATAAGACCTCCAGCATTTATTGAGTTATACATGTAAAAGATGTGATGGACTATGTGCGTAGCGGTTTTTTTGTGACTGGTGTTCACGAGGAAGTTGGTTGCACGGCCCTCATTTGTCAGCTCAGCTTTATAACGGTAGGGTACTCCTTGATTGAGTTAggacctctctttttttcctttatgttgaTCGTCGTTACCAgaatactagtttttttttctttttcctgacaAAACATACACTGGCCCACGTATTATGGGGTGGGGGTACGCAGCTCGTTAAGTAGCACAGTGGCGACAGGCAGACATTTCACCAGCCTGAGGTTATTTGCGTTCCCTGGATTCGGCGGAGCATATTTCACTCGCTGACACATATTTGAACTTTCACTCGCCAACTGGTGGCGTGGACGTCGTGCTCTCATTGGTCAGTCCAACTCTCCCAAACACGCCATTGGTCGTCCTGTCGCCAAAAGTGAAAGTTAGACGTGATTTGCTTCTTCGAACTTTTTAGAATCAAGGTTAATGAACCCTGGCAGGCGTATTGTAGGAAAGGACACATATGAACTTTGACTTGGTGACGCTCCTGTGAACAGTGAGTGACCTGGTGAACTAACATTTTATAGGAGTCTTTGTTTCTTGATTATCTTTCTAATATGATATATACTCGTAACAATTCCATTTATCAGtgctcctcgtctctctctctctctctctctctctctcgctatctatctatctatctatttatctatctatctcttacgTAATGCCAAAACGTGACTGACATGACCTGACATGACCGGACAGCCATGGGACAGTTCACTGATCCATGCAAGACCAAGACGCGGACCTCTGCCCACGAGGACCAGTGTGACCTGTACTATGAATGTTTCAACGGACAGCCTGTACTGCAGGAGTGTCCTAATGGCCTCGTGTACCACGGAAAACGGACTCAGGGACTCTTCGGCGTGTGTGACTACGATTTCATGGTGGACTGCAGTACACGACAAGCCCGTAGTAAgtattcatcctcctcatcttccttctcccttcccctcctgccaCGCCCCAGGCTACGCCCAAAACCTAGACCAGCCCAACCCGTGTGACTACAAGTCTGGCATCATCGGGGACATCACTTACTGTGACCGGTACTGGGAGTGTGTGGTGGGCAACCCGCAGCTGTACGACTGTCCCAATGGTCTAGTCTTCATCGGGAGGAACAGGGGAATCGCAGAGGGCTGTGACTATCCTTGGCGGGGTTCTTACTGTGACGACAAGCAGCTGGCCAGTAAGTCCATTCAGCCTTGCCTTGTTTCCCTGTCTGAGTGCCACCCAGAGTTACCAGGCTGCCTGCTCCCCATCGACCTTGAGTATAATTAAAGTGCTCTCTCATTTATAATCAACACCATACATGTTTTGTAGTACGAGTATGTTGTATGTAACAGTTGTTCCTGTAATCAGGCATCTCTAATTCTTGAAGTGATATAATAAATTGTTTTGGTCAATGAGAATCACAATGCTTCCAATTATTCTCTATTAGTTAGATACCAGTAAATGACCCAGTAATGctcttttctccttgttctttttatttcgctCTAACACCATCTTACCCTTTGCCCCAAAGACCCGCCCCTCTCCACTGAACACTGTGATTGGCTCTATGGCATCTTCGGCCACGAGACTTCCTGCACACGCTACTGGACCTGCTGGAACGGCACGGCATCTGAGCAGTTCTGTATCGGTGGTCTGCTCTACAACGAGGAGAGCCACTCTTGCGACTGGCCCCAGAACGTGGCCGGTTGTCAGAAGCACCGTAAGTCATCAATTTTGCTCAGTGACATTTTAGATTTCATTTAGATTTCGTTTATGTCTACGCATTTAGTTCATCTGCAATACAAAGCTACATGAAATgtgatgtatttttcttctttctttccttgctgtAGTGCCAtactaatcttcctcttctctcgtcGTCTCCAGCCCTATGCAAGGATGATCCTAACGCCAACGTACCCCTCGGCAAGTCATGTGAGCGTTACTGGGCATGTCAGGGTGGGTACCCACGCTTGCAGAGGTGCCCCGCTACCCTTGTGTTCGACAAACGCTCCCGCCGTTGCGTGAACCCGCCCACCGAAGATTGCGaggcacccaccaccaccaccgctgctccaGAAGACTATGTTGACGATGACTTCCGCGGTGCAGCACCTCCTCcaccccgccgccgccgtccctcttcctctttgagtCAAGGACCCCCGGATCAGGGCTCCTTCCTCCCTAATAATGCTCTTCCTTTCCGTCCCTCAAGCCCCTCTGAGTCCCGACCCCAGAGTCCGCCCCTGCCTCAGGGAGCCAACTTCCGGGAAGCACCGATAGACAAGGCTGTGCCTCTGAAGTAAAGCGCCGTGTGAGGGCGGGCTAAGGGCTGCCCGCTATCCCGCCCATGTCCCTCCTTCGGGTACAAACTCCCTCACCCAAAGATCGCCCGTCCAGGGCAGCCTCCCCCGCGGGACGCTGTACATAGTCCTTCGCAAAGTATTATGTCCGCCGCATTCTTCTATTTAGGCTTAGTTGTTATAATTGTGTTTGTAAATAAATTATGTTAAAAGatacgttttattttatttcattgcataacacacacacacacacacacacacacacacacacacacacaccactcaacaAAAGCTTATACCAGAATatcagaaaaattaaaaggaaaaaataggatagCTGGTCAGTATTTGTCCTtatcttaacattttttttttatatgactcaCACTGAAATATGCATTTGTCTTGTGGTATTTTTGTTGACTCTAAACATATTACTAAACTAAAAAGAACAGTACGAAGAGCAACCACAAGATGTGTCTCAGAAATTTAAGCTACGAAAAGGATCGGCCGCTATGACTACCCACGTGGAAGGAAATGCGAAAAAGATGTTTTTGATGcacaaaaatgtgtgtgtgtgtgtgtgtctatatatatatatatatatatatatatatatatatatatatatatatatatatatatatatatatatatatatatatatatatatatatatatatatatatatatatatatatatatatatatatatatatatatatatatatatagatagatagatagatagatagatagatagatagatagatagatataatgtAAAAGGGGAAACCTGCCagaggcaacaaaaaatggaaataatggccacttagttgccagttcccttgcaggtccgaaatgattagccaaaagaaagggataaatatcttgaaacctcccttttaaattaATTCAATTCACAGGCAGTTGGAAATACAAACACGGGCAGGacgttccagagtttaccagagaaaagtatgaatgattgagagtactggttaactcttgcattagtgaattGGACAgattaggggtgagaggaagaagaaagacttgtgcagcgaagccgcaggaggagggaaggcatggagTTAGCAGGATCAGAtgagcaattagcatgaaaatagacaggaaatagcaagaaatgcaacattctgGAGGTGAGAATTAGAGGGTAAAaacagtcatatatatatatatatatatatatatatatatatatatatatatatatatatatatatatatatatatatatatatatatatatatatatatcccgaAATACTAGGGAGCTGGGTGACGCAGTTGGTTAAGGATGAGTTTACTCCAAGCGAGTCGAatcgattcaattcatgaagaataAACACGATTCATGAATGGTGTTGATTCGCCACATTAGTTTCTATGTAACCGTTTACACCAGGCGAATCGAATTCATTCAAATCATGCTGATTCATGGCGATTCAGAATCTATTATTGGTTTGGATCCATTTTTTCATCAGCCAAGGCGATTCAGCCGAGGAATAAGTTCTATGCTAGTGAACGTTATAACCAATCTAGTAAGAGAATAACTTGCCATATATGATCCTAGTGATCCTATGCGTCGAAATCATGTAGGTATATTGTATTGAACCATAATTGGAAGGAACTGCCGCAGCCTACGAATTATTAGACAATACTATTCTGGATTTTTTTAAAGACAAATGGCAACAGAAAGCGTTATGGACAtggttttacattttcatttggcaactgtaAGGTGTATCGTCTACCTTTGAAATGCGTACATGGTATAATGTAATCGCCACTCAGCCAGGCACCAGCCAGAGTGGGGGAGGGGTGCAAACTTCCTTATATTACCCCCTTTGCCTCTGATTTGGTTCACTAAATACCATGGTATGGCACGTCACAAAGTAAAAGTcaatatgataaaataatagaatTAACATAGCTATATTGTTTTAACATCCTCTGTATATCGTTAAGCCTAAACAAATAGATGTGATAATATGGTATCAACTGGTGCGCCTATTTCTTCCGCGGTGAATGTATGTATCAGTGGATCATTCTGTCCTGCCACTCGATAGCTCCACCTGGCGAGTCAAAGTATTCTCTCAGAGTGTCACGAACTGACATGGCTTCTGCTGTAGGCCAAGTACTTCTTGTTGGTGACAGGCTCCACCAACATCTTGAATTATCCTGTGGTTATCCAAAAGAAATCCTTAAACCTCTCCGGATTATTAACTAAATCTGGGAACAAATGTCCAAAGCTCCCAAATTTAGGTCTTCTAGAATTAATTGCATGCACCCATATTCGTTACCGACACCTACGCTAACGCTTCCTCAACCACTGTGACACTTCTATTTCTACAAAAGCTAATATGTCCATACTTCCCAAAAGCTGCCTTGGTACTATATCATCTGAGTGATGTGAatcagatgtgttgagactcagTCGATTGGAAATATGCAGATTCAAAATGACTCGAATGAAATGATTTTTCATGAATTGATCGATTCGATTCGATTGTTGTAAACGCACCTAATCGAATCCTTGCCTGGTGGGAGATGTAGCGTTCTCCCGTTAACCCTAGCGGTGCCATATAACCTTAGCTGTTAGGGCGTCTCATGgaataattttcattttcttgaatTACCATCACTCCTGCTCGTTCTTGTGCCACATCGTTCGTCCTCTTCCGTTTACTTACGAAGCTTTTCCTGTTTCACACATCGTCAGTACGCACCTGGACTCGTGTCTCACATACCCTTCTGAATTGAGCTACTGACTAGTGCAAGGACATCAGTTACATTACATCACTCTCCTGCCGTCTCTCTCTGGATGGGCAATGGGTGCTACTTTAGCGTGAGGTCTACCACACTATAGCGTGAGATCTATCTCCCGTTAGCACTATAGCGTGAGGTCTGCCGCTGCAGCCTGCATTATCCCTCCCTCATAGATATCACACATTTCCATACATCTATTTTAGCAATAAATACTTAAATTTGTACATATCCTAGGAATAACttaaatagataaggaagaaaggtaaaaattcTCTTCAGAATCTCCGTTTTAGCGTCCAACCACGATCGTGTGTGCTTCTGTCACTGGATCCAGAAAATGTTGCTGGTACCTCATGACATCTAGGTTGCTATAAGCTGGCCA comes from the Portunus trituberculatus isolate SZX2019 chromosome 25, ASM1759143v1, whole genome shotgun sequence genome and includes:
- the LOC123508774 gene encoding protein obstructor-E-like isoform X1; this translates as MGIFHLMEQYIDSKGGDRRAARKYIRKSRGPGETTPNPDVVGASIPTIMRILAAAFLCATAGIGYAQNLDQPNPCDYKSGIIGDITYCDRYWECVVGNPQLYDCPNGLVFIGRNRGIAEGCDYPWRGSYCDDKQLANPPLSTEHCDWLYGIFGHETSCTRYWTCWNGTASEQFCIGGLLYNEESHSCDWPQNVAGCQKHPLCKDDPNANVPLGKSCERYWACQGGYPRLQRCPATLVFDKRSRRCVNPPTEDCEAPTTTTAAPEDYVDDDFRGAAPPPPRRRRPSSSLSQGPPDQGSFLPNNALPFRPSSPSESRPQSPPLPQGANFREAPIDKAVPLK
- the LOC123508774 gene encoding protein obstructor-E-like isoform X2, translated to MGIFHLMEQYIDSKGGDRRAARKYIRKSRGPGETTPNPDVVGASIPTIMRILAAAFLCATAGIAMGQFTDPCKTKTRTSAHEDQCDLYYECFNGQPVLQECPNGLVYHGKRTQGLFGVCDYDFMVDCSTRQARNPPLSTEHCDWLYGIFGHETSCTRYWTCWNGTASEQFCIGGLLYNEESHSCDWPQNVAGCQKHPLCKDDPNANVPLGKSCERYWACQGGYPRLQRCPATLVFDKRSRRCVNPPTEDCEAPTTTTAAPEDYVDDDFRGAAPPPPRRRRPSSSLSQGPPDQGSFLPNNALPFRPSSPSESRPQSPPLPQGANFREAPIDKAVPLK